One stretch of Roseimicrobium sp. ORNL1 DNA includes these proteins:
- a CDS encoding sulfatase-like hydrolase/transferase, producing the protein MANPDPNRRQFLKQLSAAMVGTQFFGVVTQQTAQGAQLPSPMNLMLILTDQERPPMWIPAGWEAANLPNTTRLKNNGLTFTHAFCATAMCTPSRNSLFTGLFPAQHHAHSTLTEDYQQSPIEPQLDPSLPNLATCLMEAGYDVIYKGKWHMSHGIHGVDGTWIEDDLSRYGFSGWDAPDAGGDTAITNFGGGTANHDQRFISDAKAFLENRIQNPTGRPFCLVVSLINPHDVLAYPGLPLGGTGTPAYIEGGYDDSWLVPTVPPLTLPPTVNENLATNYKPTAHAAIKAVMAGGLGIVATPQVQQNYLNFYGNLMKKVDGQIGELLATFDNLGAAGTDALNDTLIIRTSDHGENGMCHGALRQKTFVTYDEVLRVPLIWSNPVLYPTAQSTNAMVSHVDLLPTLCALTGVPNWQTKNFAGIDYSSIVLNPAAPPVQDYILFTFDDIYAAADAATFPNGAVPPPNRIRMVRSQDYKYARYFDGAGAVADQQEFYDLRPDGGDYNAFFGLPLEVNNISEWAEAQRVTDGGSLQATPEQEAARTTLMGQLATLETTRLAPRSFAPSIAPEQTKFEIKRWTDPTLGEQAEVQITFLSRINTNYQMQKSTDLVLWANVGSVVIGNNGPVLMSDAFQGGKAFYRVQWASAS; encoded by the coding sequence ATGGCCAACCCCGATCCCAACAGGCGCCAGTTTCTGAAGCAACTTTCTGCTGCCATGGTGGGCACGCAGTTCTTTGGTGTGGTGACCCAGCAAACGGCTCAAGGCGCGCAACTGCCTTCGCCGATGAATCTCATGCTGATTCTGACGGATCAGGAGCGGCCACCCATGTGGATCCCTGCTGGTTGGGAAGCGGCCAATTTGCCAAATACGACGCGGCTGAAGAATAACGGGTTGACGTTTACCCATGCGTTCTGCGCTACGGCCATGTGTACTCCGTCGCGGAATTCGTTATTCACCGGGCTGTTCCCAGCGCAGCATCATGCGCACTCCACGCTGACGGAGGACTATCAGCAGTCGCCGATCGAGCCACAGCTTGATCCTTCCCTGCCCAACCTGGCGACATGTCTCATGGAAGCGGGCTATGATGTGATCTACAAGGGCAAGTGGCACATGAGCCATGGGATCCATGGAGTGGACGGTACTTGGATCGAAGATGATCTCAGCCGGTACGGGTTCAGCGGTTGGGACGCGCCAGATGCAGGTGGTGATACGGCCATCACGAACTTCGGCGGCGGCACGGCGAATCATGACCAGCGCTTCATCAGTGACGCGAAGGCCTTCCTGGAAAACCGAATCCAGAATCCGACGGGCCGGCCGTTTTGCCTGGTGGTTTCACTGATCAATCCCCACGATGTGCTGGCCTATCCCGGGCTCCCGCTAGGCGGCACTGGAACACCCGCTTACATTGAAGGCGGCTATGATGATAGCTGGCTGGTGCCAACGGTGCCGCCTCTGACGCTTCCGCCAACGGTGAATGAAAACCTGGCCACGAACTACAAGCCAACGGCACATGCGGCGATCAAGGCGGTGATGGCTGGGGGCCTGGGTATCGTCGCCACGCCGCAGGTGCAGCAGAACTACCTGAACTTCTACGGCAACCTCATGAAGAAGGTGGATGGCCAGATCGGAGAGTTGCTGGCGACGTTTGATAACCTCGGAGCGGCGGGAACGGACGCCCTGAATGACACGTTGATCATCCGCACGTCCGATCACGGTGAGAATGGGATGTGCCATGGCGCCTTGCGGCAGAAGACGTTCGTGACGTATGACGAGGTGCTGCGTGTGCCGTTGATTTGGTCGAATCCCGTGCTCTATCCAACGGCACAAAGCACCAATGCCATGGTGTCACATGTGGACCTTTTGCCGACACTCTGCGCACTGACTGGCGTGCCGAACTGGCAGACGAAAAACTTCGCGGGGATCGACTACAGCAGCATCGTGCTCAATCCCGCGGCTCCTCCGGTGCAGGACTATATTCTTTTCACCTTCGACGATATCTATGCGGCGGCGGATGCGGCCACCTTTCCCAATGGGGCGGTCCCGCCGCCGAACCGCATTCGCATGGTCCGTTCCCAGGATTACAAATATGCGCGTTATTTCGATGGCGCCGGTGCGGTGGCGGATCAGCAGGAGTTCTACGATCTGCGACCGGATGGCGGCGACTACAACGCGTTCTTTGGACTGCCACTGGAGGTGAATAACATTTCGGAGTGGGCTGAGGCGCAACGCGTCACTGACGGAGGCAGCCTGCAGGCCACACCCGAGCAAGAAGCGGCGCGCACGACCTTGATGGGCCAACTCGCAACCCTGGAGACGACGCGCCTGGCGCCCCGGTCCTTCGCGCCTTCTATTGCTCCAGAGCAGACGAAGTTTGAAATCAAACGCTGGACCGACCCGACACTTGGCGAGCAGGCAGAGGTGCAGATCACCTTTCTATCGCGCATTAATACCAATTACCAGATGCAAAAGTCCACCGACCTCGTGCTATGGGCGAATGTCGGTTCCGTGGTCATCGGTAACAACGGACCCGTGCTGATGAGTGATGCCTTTCAGGGGGGGAAGGCGTTTTACCGCGTGCAGTGGGCATCGGCGAGCTAG
- a CDS encoding serine/threonine-protein kinase encodes MATCSKCDFSYDPAVVPGGLCPRCLLLGMHDSRFESPPEDEDDDVPPPTIRGLATTLEDDELAAELPNFELVERLGKGGMGVVWKARERVLNRHVAIKLLHNVKNDAAFVERFTREACVMAQLNHPNIVTLYSFGRTRSNHCYLVMEMVDGADLADLMAHHRLDVPTALTIVHDICAALSHAHEAGFVHRDIKPGNVLIDRHGRIKVADFGLARLTRMSDKDTLAITKQGWAVGTPHYTAPEQANGRGDEDNRADIYSLGVMLYQMLTGELPIGIFRPPSQKEKMDKRLDKVVLRALQEEPAKRYQEIEEFSNDVQAIREDVDPVLLEEQKEARNATRWKQRLEMALAISLSLVMGIMGAWYVRDWLEMPGSKKADAAEVALPDGGVTALHITPTADDKGPTITREIRIQPPALSKGSLFGRSVCAREDWVAIGAPNDTSKNSRDLGAVYLYKRDDAGTWSLKQRLANPHPGLGSRFGHEVALCSGRLVVGSPRHPKIETGSSTVDTYEFHEPSGRWRPSGNELPLLESSALGVAVLACKDRYLAIESQSGFNTESPSTKVHLYSPQAGALTAGHTELTGLSHLSSSTDAALINAGEFVTCLRPKGSDFPTLLHVSQKQGTWQSQPLTGPMVNTGTPPPGNFQSVAASDALVVAGSPKWNHLTGLVWVLRRDATTGSLVHETYLRPEEAQGSGEFGKSVSLSGNWLAAGADHGVVAEAHRGAVSLFHREEGEGADAGAAWERRLYIPATARSGAASFGYSLSLTPQWVVVGAPNSSGMAESMDPADMDTATGAVFIYEFSQPLP; translated from the coding sequence ATGGCAACCTGTAGCAAGTGTGACTTCAGCTACGACCCCGCCGTGGTTCCCGGCGGGCTTTGTCCACGCTGCCTGCTGCTGGGCATGCATGACTCGCGTTTTGAAAGCCCGCCGGAGGACGAAGACGACGACGTCCCTCCCCCCACCATCCGGGGCCTGGCCACCACCCTGGAGGACGATGAACTTGCCGCCGAGCTGCCAAACTTCGAACTCGTGGAGCGGCTGGGCAAAGGGGGCATGGGAGTGGTGTGGAAGGCGCGCGAACGCGTGCTGAACCGCCACGTGGCCATCAAGCTCCTGCACAATGTGAAGAATGACGCGGCCTTCGTGGAGCGCTTCACCCGCGAGGCCTGCGTCATGGCGCAGCTCAATCATCCCAACATTGTCACGCTCTACAGTTTCGGCCGCACCCGTTCCAACCACTGCTATCTCGTCATGGAGATGGTGGATGGCGCGGACCTCGCGGATCTCATGGCGCACCATCGCCTGGATGTCCCCACCGCGCTCACCATTGTGCATGACATCTGCGCCGCGCTGAGTCACGCGCATGAGGCAGGCTTTGTGCACCGGGACATCAAGCCGGGCAATGTCCTCATCGACCGGCACGGCCGCATCAAGGTCGCCGACTTCGGCCTCGCCCGGCTCACCCGCATGTCGGACAAGGACACCCTGGCCATCACGAAGCAGGGCTGGGCCGTCGGCACGCCCCACTACACCGCACCAGAGCAGGCCAACGGGCGCGGAGACGAGGACAACCGGGCGGACATCTACAGCTTGGGCGTCATGCTATACCAGATGCTCACCGGCGAGCTGCCCATCGGCATCTTCCGTCCGCCGTCGCAGAAGGAGAAGATGGACAAGCGGCTCGACAAGGTGGTGCTGCGTGCGCTGCAGGAAGAGCCCGCCAAACGGTACCAGGAGATTGAGGAATTCAGCAATGATGTCCAGGCCATCCGGGAAGACGTGGACCCCGTGCTCCTGGAAGAGCAGAAGGAGGCCCGCAACGCCACACGCTGGAAGCAGCGCCTGGAAATGGCTCTGGCCATCTCCCTGTCCCTCGTCATGGGCATCATGGGCGCGTGGTATGTGCGGGACTGGCTCGAAATGCCCGGCTCCAAGAAAGCGGATGCCGCCGAGGTTGCTCTTCCCGACGGAGGGGTGACCGCCCTGCACATCACGCCCACCGCAGATGACAAAGGGCCGACCATCACTCGCGAGATTCGCATTCAGCCACCCGCTCTCTCGAAAGGCAGCCTCTTCGGACGCAGCGTCTGCGCCAGGGAAGACTGGGTGGCCATTGGCGCGCCCAATGACACCTCCAAGAATTCCCGCGACCTCGGCGCCGTCTACCTCTACAAGCGCGATGACGCGGGCACCTGGTCCCTGAAGCAGCGCCTCGCCAATCCCCACCCCGGACTCGGCAGTCGCTTCGGCCACGAGGTAGCGCTCTGCAGCGGACGACTGGTGGTCGGCTCCCCGCGCCACCCCAAGATCGAGACCGGCTCCAGCACGGTCGATACCTATGAATTCCACGAGCCCTCGGGACGGTGGCGCCCTTCGGGAAATGAGCTTCCCTTGCTGGAATCTTCCGCACTGGGCGTCGCGGTCCTCGCGTGTAAGGATCGCTATCTGGCCATCGAATCTCAGTCTGGCTTCAATACGGAATCCCCCTCCACCAAAGTCCACCTCTACTCTCCGCAAGCAGGCGCCCTCACTGCCGGCCACACGGAATTGACCGGCCTCAGCCACCTCTCCTCTTCAACGGATGCGGCCCTCATCAACGCCGGAGAATTCGTCACCTGCCTTCGCCCCAAGGGCTCCGACTTCCCAACCCTCCTCCATGTCTCGCAGAAGCAGGGCACCTGGCAGAGCCAGCCTCTCACCGGCCCCATGGTCAACACCGGCACTCCGCCTCCCGGAAATTTTCAAAGCGTCGCCGCCTCGGATGCCCTGGTGGTCGCCGGCAGTCCCAAGTGGAATCATCTTACCGGACTCGTCTGGGTCCTGCGCCGGGATGCTACCACAGGCAGCCTGGTCCACGAAACCTATCTCCGTCCGGAAGAGGCTCAAGGCTCAGGTGAATTTGGCAAGTCGGTATCCCTGTCCGGCAACTGGCTCGCCGCGGGAGCGGATCATGGCGTGGTGGCAGAGGCGCACCGGGGTGCCGTGAGCCTCTTTCACCGGGAGGAAGGCGAAGGTGCGGACGCAGGCGCGGCTTGGGAAAGGCGCCTCTACATTCCCGCCACCGCACGCAGCGGCGCTGCCAGTTTCGGCTACAGCCTTTCCCTCACGCCCCAATGGGTCGTCGTCGGCGCGCCGAATTCAAGCGGCATGGCCGAATCCATGGACCCCGCCGACATGGACACCGCCACCGGCGCCGTGTTTATCTATGAATTCTCCCAGCCGCTTCCTTGA
- a CDS encoding anaerobic sulfatase maturase has protein sequence MAKPSGAKCNLDCKYCFYLEKEGLYPSGSHRMTDEVLEAYVRGQIESQPAGAEVLFAWQGGEPTLMGVPFFEKAVALQKELGRGRRIANAFQTNGVLLDDVWGEFLRRENFLVGLSIDGPRDLHDLYRVDKGGRPTFDNVLRGLEVLKRHRVDFNTLTVVHRESARRPLEVYEFLKSAGSTHLQFIPLVERVGEGEVASDASVLADDWGSFLTSIWDQWVTCDVGKVFVQLFDVMLGVWMGQPSGLCLFRETCGDAVAMEHNGDIYSCDHFVTPRHRLGNLLDKGLGDMVRDAPQRLFGTAKVDTLPRYCRECEVRFACHGECPKNRFIRTPDGEPGLNYLCTGYKHFFKHANPGLRGMAWLAMNRESPAKIMEVLSGQGPSD, from the coding sequence ATGGCCAAGCCCTCCGGGGCGAAGTGCAATCTGGACTGCAAGTATTGCTTTTATCTTGAGAAGGAAGGGCTTTATCCGTCTGGCAGCCACCGCATGACGGATGAGGTGCTGGAGGCATATGTGCGTGGCCAGATTGAATCGCAACCGGCGGGGGCGGAAGTCTTGTTTGCGTGGCAGGGCGGTGAGCCCACGCTCATGGGTGTGCCGTTCTTCGAAAAGGCGGTGGCCTTGCAAAAGGAACTCGGCCGCGGGCGCCGGATTGCCAATGCTTTCCAGACCAACGGGGTGCTGTTGGACGATGTCTGGGGAGAGTTTCTGCGGCGTGAGAATTTTCTCGTCGGCCTGAGCATCGACGGACCACGAGACCTTCACGACTTGTACCGCGTGGATAAAGGTGGGAGGCCAACGTTCGACAACGTGTTGCGTGGGCTTGAGGTGCTGAAACGTCATAGGGTGGATTTCAACACGCTGACGGTGGTGCATCGCGAGAGCGCGCGGCGCCCGCTGGAAGTCTATGAATTCCTCAAAAGCGCTGGCTCAACCCATCTGCAATTCATCCCGCTGGTGGAGAGGGTGGGGGAAGGGGAAGTTGCCAGTGATGCCAGCGTGCTTGCGGATGACTGGGGCAGTTTCCTGACTTCGATCTGGGACCAGTGGGTGACGTGCGATGTCGGGAAAGTGTTCGTGCAACTCTTCGATGTGATGCTCGGTGTCTGGATGGGGCAACCCTCCGGTTTGTGTCTCTTTCGAGAGACGTGCGGCGACGCGGTGGCGATGGAGCACAATGGCGATATCTATTCCTGCGATCACTTCGTGACGCCGCGTCATCGGCTCGGCAATCTTTTGGATAAAGGTCTGGGTGACATGGTGCGCGATGCACCGCAGCGACTCTTCGGCACTGCGAAAGTGGACACGCTGCCGCGCTACTGCCGCGAGTGTGAAGTGCGTTTTGCCTGCCACGGCGAGTGTCCGAAGAATCGCTTCATCCGCACCCCGGACGGTGAACCGGGATTGAACTACCTGTGCACCGGCTACAAACACTTTTTTAAACACGCCAACCCTGGTCTGCGTGGGATGGCCTGGCTCGCGATGAATCGCGAATCGCCCGCGAAGATCATGGAGGTGCTGAGCGGGCAGGGTCCATCGGACTAA
- a CDS encoding PEP-CTERM sorting domain-containing protein (PEP-CTERM proteins occur, often in large numbers, in the proteomes of bacteria that also encode an exosortase, a predicted intramembrane cysteine proteinase. The presence of a PEP-CTERM domain at a protein's C-terminus predicts cleavage within the sorting domain, followed by covalent anchoring to some some component of the (usually Gram-negative) cell surface. Many PEP-CTERM proteins exhibit an unusual sequence composition that includes large numbers of potential glycosylation sites. Expression of one such protein has been shown restore the ability of a bacterium to form floc, a type of biofilm.) gives MRLLSALTALFLLTASLQGSVSFYLNADLLKDQNGNPIPDSSLVMLVVSTMDGTFSTMGPGYVPLGSYLSDDDVVVYLTDLSLSGIPGVLDGATPELLLEDVAGWDAGDPLAVYWLPGATLAQPEINAGDSYGMYTDSEGHDGSYPWVTPLDGTSGWQLMFYTQDGVDYSPGAEAFNPAEAGLASLAAAPEPTRGLLFVLGALMMCTRRRRRCF, from the coding sequence ATGCGTTTACTCTCGGCGCTGACCGCTCTTTTCCTGCTCACGGCTTCCTTGCAAGGCTCGGTATCGTTTTATCTGAACGCAGATCTACTGAAGGATCAGAATGGCAATCCCATTCCGGATTCCAGTCTTGTCATGCTCGTGGTCAGCACGATGGATGGGACCTTCAGTACGATGGGGCCAGGATATGTTCCGCTGGGAAGCTACCTCAGCGACGATGATGTGGTGGTCTATCTCACGGATTTGAGTTTGTCCGGCATTCCCGGTGTTCTGGACGGGGCTACTCCTGAGCTTTTGTTGGAGGACGTCGCCGGCTGGGACGCGGGAGATCCGCTGGCTGTTTATTGGCTGCCGGGAGCGACCTTGGCTCAACCGGAGATCAACGCAGGGGATTCGTACGGGATGTACACGGATAGTGAGGGGCACGACGGCAGCTACCCTTGGGTTACTCCCTTGGATGGCACCTCAGGATGGCAGTTGATGTTCTACACCCAGGACGGCGTGGATTACAGTCCGGGTGCGGAAGCGTTTAATCCAGCCGAAGCGGGACTTGCCTCGCTCGCTGCTGCGCCTGAGCCGACGCGCGGGCTGTTGTTTGTACTGGGTGCGCTGATGATGTGTACGAGGCGCAGACGGCGGTGTTTCTAG
- a CDS encoding TIGR02597 family protein gives MVPSHRNAGTVIAMLLHLVAAPFAVKAADGVTDPMGYTEVALAGNSDSYLFVPFKRTPALVTSVAEVGANGQYDEGEPFVDTDGDGVRDASESYTDTSNVLTLPEGVVLPQNQFVYLQGTQPNTYYVSFKSGSRAGIFCPVVANGVNTVVVDTMGYDLSAMTGQIAIEVVPYHTLGTVFPNGQGIHPSASHSASARPTSVLLPNHTVAGENLAFDQVFYYYSGSEPGWRKSGVPDVVANDTVLPPDSFFIVRHNNPSGTTLVFSGDVHVAKFATPLNTLAANVNQDNFVAAPIPVEMRLRDLNLIESGAFVPSSSHSLAVRQDMLLVWHNASLGFNRAATVSYYYFGGSSGAGPGWRKAGVPLVLADNDVVMSSSRVFVIRKKATPAPSSSLWDVTPPYLPLETP, from the coding sequence ATGGTCCCCTCCCATCGCAATGCCGGCACAGTGATAGCTATGCTGCTGCATCTTGTGGCCGCTCCTTTCGCAGTGAAGGCAGCGGACGGGGTCACGGATCCCATGGGGTACACTGAGGTGGCGCTGGCGGGTAATTCGGACAGCTACTTGTTTGTTCCTTTCAAGCGAACGCCAGCGCTGGTGACGAGTGTGGCTGAAGTCGGTGCCAATGGGCAATATGATGAAGGGGAGCCGTTTGTGGATACTGATGGCGATGGTGTCAGAGATGCCTCGGAATCGTATACGGACACATCCAATGTGCTGACCCTTCCTGAAGGGGTGGTACTTCCGCAGAATCAGTTTGTTTATTTGCAGGGGACGCAGCCCAACACCTACTACGTGTCCTTCAAGAGTGGCAGCAGGGCGGGGATTTTCTGCCCCGTCGTGGCCAATGGTGTGAACACTGTTGTCGTTGATACCATGGGCTATGACCTGTCTGCCATGACCGGGCAAATTGCCATCGAGGTGGTTCCCTATCATACGTTGGGCACGGTGTTCCCGAATGGGCAGGGGATTCACCCGAGCGCCTCGCATTCGGCTTCAGCGAGGCCCACTTCGGTGCTTCTTCCAAACCACACTGTGGCTGGCGAGAATCTCGCGTTTGATCAAGTCTTCTATTACTACTCGGGTTCCGAACCTGGTTGGCGGAAGTCCGGCGTCCCTGATGTGGTGGCAAACGACACGGTGCTGCCGCCTGATTCCTTCTTCATTGTCCGCCACAATAATCCCTCGGGCACGACACTCGTCTTTTCCGGCGACGTCCACGTTGCGAAGTTTGCCACGCCACTGAACACGCTTGCTGCCAATGTGAATCAGGACAATTTCGTGGCGGCTCCGATTCCAGTGGAGATGCGGCTGCGGGATCTCAATCTTATCGAGTCGGGAGCGTTTGTTCCCAGCAGTTCGCATTCCCTGGCCGTCCGGCAGGACATGTTGCTGGTGTGGCACAATGCGTCCTTGGGTTTCAACCGTGCGGCGACTGTCAGCTATTACTACTTTGGCGGCAGTTCTGGCGCCGGTCCTGGCTGGCGCAAGGCTGGAGTGCCTTTGGTGTTGGCGGACAATGATGTGGTGATGTCTTCTTCGCGAGTGTTCGTCATTCGAAAAAAGGCGACTCCGGCGCCTTCTTCATCTTTGTGGGACGTGACGCCACCCTATCTCCCTCTCGAAACTCCCTAG
- a CDS encoding ABC transporter ATP-binding protein has product MSSQSVSSPPTAVKPPILEIQGLTKVHRTARHELTVLRDIHLTLEAGDTLAITGPSGSGKTTLLGLCAGLDDATSGSMKLDGHALEALSQDARAALRNQLVGFVFQSFQLIPTLSALENVLVPLELRGETGRQKDAEDLLREVGLGDRLDHYPTQLSGGEQQRVALARAFIHRPKILFADEPTGNLDAATSEPIVEMLLRLNREAGTALVLVTHDPGLAAKARRVIKMSGGTIISEAENAV; this is encoded by the coding sequence ATGTCATCTCAAAGCGTAAGTTCACCGCCCACGGCTGTCAAACCGCCCATCCTGGAGATCCAGGGGCTGACGAAGGTACACCGCACCGCGCGCCACGAACTGACCGTGCTGCGTGACATCCACCTCACCCTCGAAGCCGGTGACACGCTCGCGATTACGGGTCCCTCCGGTAGTGGCAAGACCACTCTGCTGGGACTCTGTGCCGGGCTGGATGATGCGACTTCCGGGTCCATGAAACTCGACGGCCATGCCCTGGAAGCTCTGTCCCAAGATGCCCGCGCCGCCTTGCGCAACCAGCTCGTCGGCTTTGTCTTCCAGAGTTTTCAGCTCATCCCGACACTCTCCGCGCTCGAGAATGTGCTGGTGCCGCTTGAGCTGCGCGGGGAGACTGGCCGCCAGAAAGATGCGGAAGACCTCCTGCGCGAAGTGGGCCTCGGCGACCGTCTCGACCACTATCCCACCCAACTGTCCGGGGGCGAGCAGCAGCGCGTGGCCCTGGCTCGCGCTTTCATCCACCGTCCGAAGATTCTCTTCGCCGATGAGCCCACTGGCAACCTCGACGCGGCCACCAGCGAGCCAATCGTGGAGATGCTGCTCCGCCTCAATCGCGAGGCGGGTACGGCGCTCGTTCTGGTGACGCACGACCCTGGCCTGGCCGCGAAGGCGCGGCGCGTCATCAAGATGAGTGGCGGAACCATCATCTCGGAGGCGGAAAATGCCGTCTGA
- a CDS encoding response regulator transcription factor has product MAQEDIAQNFEAPQKCLKVLVVDDHPAFRFGIIRLLKQMDGVVACGEAGDGFEALEVFRKQQPDIVLMDISLPGRDGVELTKMMLSEDPKLTVLMVSMHDETNYALRALRAGAKGYLRKDESLTELGAALARVTNNGLYVSQRFSDRLIFKAIHSGEELGDAYLRLLSDRELEVFRAIGQGLGTREIADRLCLSVKTIETHRAHIKRKLRVGDSNEIVKLARDMQSMREDVAAGQA; this is encoded by the coding sequence ATGGCTCAAGAAGACATTGCTCAAAACTTTGAGGCGCCCCAGAAGTGTCTCAAGGTACTCGTCGTCGATGATCATCCCGCCTTCCGGTTTGGCATCATCCGCCTGCTGAAACAGATGGACGGGGTGGTGGCGTGCGGCGAAGCCGGGGATGGCTTCGAGGCGCTGGAAGTCTTCCGAAAGCAGCAGCCTGACATCGTGCTGATGGATATCTCCCTGCCGGGTCGTGATGGCGTGGAGCTCACCAAGATGATGCTGAGCGAGGACCCCAAGCTCACGGTGCTGATGGTCTCCATGCATGACGAGACGAACTACGCCCTGCGCGCCCTGCGTGCCGGTGCGAAGGGATACCTGCGCAAGGACGAAAGCCTCACCGAACTCGGCGCGGCACTGGCGCGCGTGACCAACAACGGGCTCTATGTCAGCCAGCGCTTCAGTGACCGGCTGATTTTTAAAGCCATCCACTCGGGTGAAGAACTGGGTGATGCGTATCTGCGCCTCCTGTCCGACCGCGAGCTGGAAGTCTTCCGCGCCATCGGCCAGGGACTGGGCACCCGCGAGATTGCCGACCGCCTTTGCCTGAGTGTCAAAACCATTGAGACCCATCGCGCGCACATCAAGCGCAAGCTCAGGGTGGGGGACAGCAATGAAATCGTGAAGCTGGCCCGTGACATGCAGAGCATGCGGGAAGATGTGGCGGCGGGACAGGCGTAG
- a CDS encoding ECF-type sigma factor, whose product MPETRWSLVQKVKEKDDQKAKVALGELMKIYWDPLRAFALGRGEPLSDVDDAVQGFYEMLITRGSMLSVNQDRGRLRSFLRASFERYLIDQWDKRSAAKRGGGRHHVSLDQEEEEHHHIKELSHDMTPERIFERRWVLTLLARVMEALRANYASRGKEEIYEALKGALEWQSTDFSYAEAGAKIGMNENAVKQAVFRMRKKFGELLRWEVAETVSDPADVDAELRELLNALGN is encoded by the coding sequence ATGCCAGAAACCCGCTGGAGCCTGGTGCAAAAGGTGAAGGAGAAGGACGACCAGAAAGCCAAGGTCGCACTCGGGGAACTGATGAAAATCTACTGGGACCCTCTCCGCGCCTTCGCCTTGGGCAGAGGTGAGCCCCTTTCGGATGTGGATGATGCCGTGCAGGGCTTTTACGAGATGCTCATCACCCGCGGGTCCATGCTGAGTGTGAACCAAGACCGGGGGCGCCTCCGTTCCTTCCTTCGTGCGTCCTTCGAGCGCTACCTCATTGACCAGTGGGACAAGCGCTCCGCTGCCAAGCGCGGCGGGGGCCGGCACCACGTGTCCCTCGATCAAGAGGAGGAGGAGCACCACCATATCAAGGAACTCTCCCATGACATGACCCCCGAGCGCATCTTCGAGCGGCGCTGGGTGCTCACCCTGCTGGCCCGCGTCATGGAGGCGCTGCGGGCCAACTACGCCAGCCGCGGCAAGGAAGAAATCTACGAGGCGCTCAAGGGCGCGCTCGAATGGCAGAGCACCGACTTCAGCTACGCCGAGGCCGGAGCAAAAATCGGCATGAACGAGAATGCGGTGAAGCAGGCCGTATTCCGCATGCGCAAAAAGTTTGGCGAACTCCTGCGCTGGGAAGTGGCTGAGACGGTGAGTGACCCGGCGGATGTGGACGCGGAACTGCGTGAGCTCCTCAATGCGCTGGGCAACTGA
- a CDS encoding arylesterase, which produces MTWTRRLVLVLLMSGFAAGVSTLPAQTTDGAKKRLIVLGDSITAGFGLEREEAYPALLQKKVDAAGLAYEVTNAGVSGDTTAGGLRRIDWALGAKGADVLMIALGGNDGLRGISPEQTAQNLADMVKKARAKNPTMKILIAGMQMPDNMGPKYVESFKAIFPNIAETQKTELLPFLLEGVGGDEKLNQADRIHPTAEGQQKIAELVWAKLKGML; this is translated from the coding sequence ATGACATGGACGAGAAGGCTGGTGCTTGTACTGCTGATGTCAGGGTTTGCTGCCGGAGTATCCACTTTGCCAGCACAGACTACGGACGGCGCAAAGAAACGGCTGATTGTTCTTGGAGATAGCATCACGGCAGGGTTCGGCCTGGAGCGTGAGGAGGCATACCCTGCACTCCTGCAGAAGAAAGTGGATGCCGCAGGCCTGGCCTACGAAGTGACGAATGCCGGGGTCAGCGGTGACACGACTGCCGGTGGTCTGCGAAGAATCGACTGGGCTCTCGGCGCCAAGGGCGCAGACGTACTCATGATTGCCCTCGGTGGGAACGACGGCCTGCGCGGCATATCGCCCGAACAGACCGCGCAGAATCTCGCGGATATGGTGAAGAAGGCGCGCGCAAAGAATCCCACGATGAAAATCCTCATCGCGGGCATGCAGATGCCGGACAACATGGGGCCGAAATATGTCGAGTCCTTCAAAGCCATCTTTCCAAACATAGCGGAGACTCAGAAGACCGAACTCCTGCCATTCCTGCTGGAAGGCGTCGGCGGAGATGAAAAACTGAATCAGGCTGACAGGATCCACCCCACCGCCGAAGGGCAGCAGAAAATCGCGGAGCTCGTGTGGGCGAAGCTCAAAGGAATGCTCTAA